CCAGGAGGGAGGGCAGTTTGTagggagctgggctgtggaattgggagctggaggtgctctgAAAGGGGCATCTGTGCCCTGGCACTTGTGACCCTTGAGGACTCTCTCAGAATGCCTCTCCTGCCCCAAGGGCTGGAAGTTTccacacctggctccagctgtggtttgttttgctttcctggcTCCATGCTTGCTTCCTggtgagctgggagggagcagagccctACTGAAGGGCAGAGAGGACCTGGGGATAGCTCTGAGTAacctcaaacaaaaccaagggaCTTTGAGCATCCATCTGAGCAAGAAGAACTTCCTGCTGCAATCACAAGAGGAAAATCCTTTCTGAGAAGGCAGTGACAaaccttcctctcttcccagggggaAGCAGGAGCTGTTGCAGGATCTGCTGGGATGCTGATGCCAGGAATGATCTGATTCTCAGATCATCCTCTTTTTGTTATCCCAAAGGCAATCTGCCAGTAAGAGTCTGGCAGGTGCTCGAAGGAGGAGCCAGAAGGAGAGCAGTTGCTCTGGGGCAGGCACTAGGTAGGAGCATCCCATGGGAACACCCTGGCAAAGGTGAATCCAAGGCTGCCTCTTACTCACTTGTGGCTTTGCCGGAATCGCTACCAGGATTCCAGCCTGGAGAATGAAACCTGGCCCTAACGAACAGTGACTCACGGTGGCTGGAGTTAAAAATaagatgctgctggctgcccctCTCCCCTGAGGGAACATGAGGGCGGTTCCCGGGGCTGTCACAAGCTTCTCCGTTTTCGTCTGCCCAGGAGTCCTGGCCCCAGCCCCTTCCCGGCACCAGTGCTGTCACGGAGGGAGATGTTGGacatcaacccagccccagtTCCTGGCACAGGTTCTCTGGCAGCATCACcacaggaaggatctggggtGGgggccagcagtgctggggctgggtccCCTCTCATCCCCCTGCCCTGCGGGTCCCGGGGCTTTGTCCCCACCTGAGACTCTGCAAACAGCCTGGGCTGCGGTGtaccccagctcctctccccccGTGCTGGCCGCTGGAGGCACGGCAGGAGCCGGCAGGTCCCTAGGGAGCCCTGGAGACCTCCACTgaccctgctccagggttctgagGTCGGGGTGCAGCAGGTCCTtcctccctggctgctgcagtgccacaCTCACAGCCCCCCGGGGATGAGGGGGGTGGGATGGAGGGCAGCGCTCAGTcctggggaaggggggagagggcAGCGCAAAAATAACCTCtgggccagctccagccctttgtgGCTTCCTGCGATTTACAGCCCTTCccggggggaagaggaggcaggaACTGACCTGGCTCGGGGCTGGCTTTGACCCTTTCACCACCAGCAGAGAAGGTGCTAGAAGGGCCTCtcattctccctcctcctccctcctcgcCGGGGCAGGATCCTGGGGAAGGGGATCGTGGTGGGCTCCTGCTCCTGAGCTGCACCCTGCATCTCAGGGTGGATgtaggagaagctgctggaatGAACAAGGTTTCCCTGTCTCATTCCTGATTCCCTGTGTCCTGCGGGGATAGAGGGACTCAGTCCTGCCTGGGAGGAGGCGGAGATCCCTTCAGAGATCCCAAAATCCCAGCCAGGCTCCTGtaagggggtggagggaggaggagagctggcagaggtgagctggagctgcagaaggagcagggtTAATGtggctgggcagaggcaggcCTGCAGGGTGGGAAGGCTGTGACTGTGACACCGGAGCCATGCTGGCAGGGTGGGCTCCTGCTGacggggctgggctggcaggggtTAATGGGGtggctcttcctcttcctcaacTTCTATATGAGGCTCCCGACAGCTCTGGGCTCAGTTTGCAGAAGGCAGCCAGAGGAGCAAGGGCTGAGTGAGAGAGGAGCATCCCTACACCCCATCCCGGCATCCCTGCGTGGGCTCAGGTGAGCATCTTCTGCCTGCCgagcccagcagctgggcacagaTCCTGGCATCCTGGGCACACTGGTTCTGCCAGGGTGAAGCTGCTGGGTGATGAGACCGTGGGCTGGGGGCACCTTCTCTTGAGCCACCAGGgagctctccccagcactgggaggcactgagGAGCTCATCCCTTGGGAGCACAGGACCAGACAAACtgcgtgcctcagtttccccacctgCAGAGCACTGGTGGGTGTGGTGTTGGAGCCTGTGGGCTGTGTGTGGAGGTGCCTGGGCAGAGGCCTCCTGGGCTGTTTGTGCTCTGGTGAGCTGTGCTCTgcccctgtccctgctgtcacctgggcaggctgtggggtTGGGTCAGCTGCTGGCAATGGGTAGCTCCCCGTGGCCGTTCAGGCCTCTTCTGCTTTGGGCAGTTACAGCCCCCAGCTCAGACTCCACCCCCCTTCCCCTTATCACCCACCTCCACTACTGGATTCAGCACCCAGCCCCCCAGCAATGCTCAGGGACAGATGAGTTGGAGTCAGGGCTGACAAAAGTCTCTTTGCTCTTTGGCTCCAGCAGGAGTGATGCCCTCCCAGAAAGCTCAGCTCAGCCTAGTTGGGGAAGGGGCAGCACAGAGACCCCAGAACatcccccagccccatccctgcgGCGGGGGCAGCtggccagctctcctgcccGGGGGCTTTGTTTTGCTGGCCCCGTGCTCCGGAGGATGAGGCGGCAGGCTCCGGTATTTTTTCCTGTCGGGATCCACTCCTGGGATGTGAGCGAAGCCGGCAGATGCTCGGTGCTTCTCTCTTCCTGCCCACAGATTGTGTCTGCCAGGACTGGCAGAGCTCACTGCCTGCTGTCTTCTCTGCCATGCAGGGCACTCAGGGgacccccagctctgcttcgctgcccaccccactgctaaccctgctctctgctcttctcctagGACCGAATTCAGAAGCTTCTGGATCCTCCCCAGCTGCGGAACCAggcccctccccacagccccttgcaggggagcagattgcccagaggTGCCTCTTCAGGACGGGGGGACGATGGTACCCCTGGACAGCCCTTCTCTTGCTGTTTGTGCCTCCAGCAACCTGCACCTCATGGCCCCTGGCCGCAGCTCCCCCCTGGCCTGGCTGAACCGGGGTCCCGAGTGCCAGCGGGAGCTGGGAGGCAGCCGGGGCAGGACCCCCAGCGCCGTGGAGCGGCTGGAGGCCGACAAGGCCAAATACGTCAAATCGCAGCAGGTCATCAACAGCCGGCAGGAGCCGGCGCTGCGGGGCTGCTCCCCTCGCTTCTCGCCCCGCGGCCGGCGCCTCCTGGCCCGCCAGCAGTGCAACGAGCTGTGCCCGGCCTCGGAGCTGGGCCGGGAGGGTGCCAGGAAGCTGCCGTGCCCCCAGTCTCCCGTGTCGCGCCGGGCCGGTGGCAGGCGCCTGCTGAGACCTGACTCCCTCATCATCTACCGGCAGAAACGAGACTGCCCGGCCGGGGACAAGGAGAACACCAAGGGCTCCGGGCTGGTGCGACGCCTCTTCCAGGGACCCCTCAGAGACaagccccccagctcccccccGGCCAGCAGGCTGGGTGAGGGACCTCCAGCCCGCCAGAGCCCCGAGACGCCCATGCTGTGGGTGCCCGCGGAGGAGGAGGCGAGGACGcaaggtgc
The Indicator indicator isolate 239-I01 chromosome 33, UM_Iind_1.1, whole genome shotgun sequence DNA segment above includes these coding regions:
- the FAM110D gene encoding protein FAM110D translates to MVPLDSPSLAVCASSNLHLMAPGRSSPLAWLNRGPECQRELGGSRGRTPSAVERLEADKAKYVKSQQVINSRQEPALRGCSPRFSPRGRRLLARQQCNELCPASELGREGARKLPCPQSPVSRRAGGRRLLRPDSLIIYRQKRDCPAGDKENTKGSGLVRRLFQGPLRDKPPSSPPASRLGEGPPARQSPETPMLWVPAEEEARTQGASSSSGGIFALPGSPTAQASQPPSKQALALRLSEQERFFNYCGLDRALVELLGRERFGPAGWDTASARLPGSGDSEPGQASEGSEGAAGPSDEEPDARLGSTVSVVERNARVIKWLYGCQRAWAAAKESTV